AGGCCGCGACCAGCACACCGAAGTGAAGCTCGGCCAGCGACACCGCGCAGATGGCGACGTCGGCGTCGATCAGACCAGGATCAGGACCCAGCAACACGCTGGTGTCCAGCACGACCCTCATCGGGTGAACGGGTCGACCACGCGGTCATCGACCGAATCCCGGTCCCGCGCCCACTCCTGGTCGCCCGGGCCGCGGAACACCTCGGCGATCTCGGCGCCCCGCCGCCAGCGGTTGCGTCGCACCGGTCCCAACTCGGCCACCTCGCGGCCGGAGACCGTCACCGTGATCGT
The Jatrophihabitans sp. DNA segment above includes these coding regions:
- a CDS encoding type II toxin-antitoxin system prevent-host-death family antitoxin, whose amino-acid sequence is MTGLRELRQQASELVRQAEAGETITVTVSGREVAELGPVRRNRWRRGAEIAEVFRGPGDQEWARDRDSVDDRVVDPFTR